In a single window of the Streptomyces sp. NBC_00353 genome:
- a CDS encoding UBP-type zinc finger domain-containing protein, with protein MSECLHVLELPRPEPAPLSATCPECLAAGTHPVQLRLCLVCGHVGCCDSSPLQHATDHFKTTGHPVMRSYEAGESWRWCFEDGSIV; from the coding sequence ATGAGTGAGTGCCTGCACGTTCTCGAACTGCCGCGCCCCGAGCCCGCCCCGCTCAGCGCCACATGTCCCGAATGTCTTGCCGCGGGCACCCACCCCGTGCAACTGCGGCTCTGCCTGGTCTGCGGCCATGTCGGCTGCTGTGATTCGTCGCCTCTGCAGCACGCCACGGATCACTTCAAGACAACGGGCCATCCGGTCATGCGGAGCTACGAGGCGGGCGAGAGCTGGCGTTGGTGCTTCGAGGACGGTTCGATCGTCTGA
- a CDS encoding RNA polymerase sigma factor SigF, producing MSNGNGDGPVRDETIRPGVVRPAGIPEQQALPHPEDGADGPVVRTVAVEQAERAGQMSEHGHHDPRDRSGARALFIELRELPDGSPEKAELRNRLVRMHLPLVEHLARRFRNRGEPLDDLTQVATIGLIKSVDRFDPDRGVEFSTYATPTVVGEIKRHFRDKGWAVRVPRRLQELRLSLTTATAELSQQHGRSPTVHELAERLGISEEEVLEGLESANAYSTLSLDVPDTDDESPAVADTLGSEDEALEGVEYRESLKPLLEDLPPREKRILLLRFFGNMTQSQIAQEVGISQMHVSRLLARTLAQLRERLLVEE from the coding sequence GTGAGCAACGGGAACGGGGACGGTCCTGTGCGGGACGAGACGATCCGACCAGGGGTGGTGCGACCAGCAGGCATCCCGGAGCAGCAGGCCCTGCCCCATCCGGAGGACGGGGCGGACGGGCCGGTGGTCCGTACGGTCGCGGTGGAGCAGGCGGAGCGGGCAGGCCAGATGAGCGAGCACGGACACCACGATCCACGTGACCGCAGTGGAGCGCGGGCACTCTTCATCGAGCTTCGGGAACTCCCCGACGGCTCGCCGGAGAAGGCCGAACTGCGCAACCGGCTGGTGCGGATGCACCTGCCGCTCGTGGAGCACCTGGCCCGCCGGTTCCGTAACCGCGGCGAGCCGCTGGACGATCTGACGCAGGTGGCCACGATCGGCCTGATCAAATCGGTGGACCGGTTCGACCCGGACCGCGGCGTCGAGTTCTCCACGTACGCGACACCGACCGTCGTGGGCGAGATCAAGCGGCACTTCCGCGACAAGGGCTGGGCGGTCCGGGTGCCGCGCCGGCTGCAGGAGCTGCGGCTCTCGCTCACCACGGCCACCGCGGAGCTCTCCCAGCAGCACGGCCGGTCGCCCACGGTCCATGAGCTGGCGGAGCGGCTGGGCATCTCCGAGGAAGAGGTCCTGGAGGGCCTGGAGTCGGCCAACGCCTACAGCACGCTCTCACTGGACGTCCCGGACACGGACGACGAGTCCCCGGCGGTCGCGGACACGCTGGGCTCCGAGGACGAGGCGCTGGAGGGCGTCGAGTACCGGGAGTCGCTGAAGCCTCTGCTGGAGGACCTGCCGCCGCGGGAGAAGCGCATCCTGCTGCTCCGGTTCTTCGGCAACATGACGCAGTCGCAGATCGCGCAGGAGGTCGGCATCTCCCAGATGCATGTCTCGCGCCTGCTGGCCCGCACGCTGGCGCAGCTGCGCGAACGACTGCTCGTCGAGGAGTAG
- a CDS encoding N-acetylmuramoyl-L-alanine amidase, whose translation MSTPMSASAFLEALRNEGLTVVQVGDWRTHNRNHKGPWGPVNGVMIHHTVTSGTAATVRICRDGYPELPGPLCHGVIAKDGRIHLVGYGRTNHAGLGDDDVLRAVVAEKRLPPDNEANTDGNRHFYGFECENLGDGKDPWPDAQLEAVEKAAAAVCRHHGWTSRSVIGHKEWQPGKVDPRGFTMESMRTRIHDRLK comes from the coding sequence ATGTCCACCCCCATGTCCGCGAGCGCCTTCCTCGAAGCCCTCAGGAACGAAGGACTCACCGTCGTCCAGGTTGGCGACTGGCGTACGCACAACCGCAATCACAAGGGCCCCTGGGGCCCCGTGAACGGCGTGATGATCCACCACACGGTCACCAGCGGTACCGCGGCCACCGTCCGGATCTGCCGCGACGGCTACCCGGAGCTCCCCGGCCCGTTGTGTCACGGCGTGATCGCCAAGGACGGCCGGATCCACCTCGTCGGCTACGGCCGTACGAACCACGCCGGCCTCGGCGACGACGACGTCCTGCGCGCCGTCGTCGCCGAGAAGCGCCTCCCGCCGGACAACGAGGCCAACACCGACGGCAACAGGCACTTCTACGGTTTCGAGTGCGAGAACCTCGGCGACGGCAAGGACCCCTGGCCCGACGCCCAGCTCGAAGCCGTCGAGAAGGCCGCCGCCGCAGTCTGCCGCCATCACGGCTGGACGTCCCGCTCGGTCATCGGCCACAAGGAATGGCAGCCCGGGAAGGTCGACCCGCGCGGCTTCACGATGGAGTCCATGCGCACCCGGATACACGACCGGCTGAAGTAG
- a CDS encoding Na+/H+ antiporter, which yields MDALPLVALVAASAAIAGAARRTPVPAPLLLVAGGLLASYLPGVPSYTLDAHIVLPLLLPPLLYTAAVDSSYLDLRANVRPIALLSVGYVLFATFAVGWLAYWLVPDLPLTAALVLGAVVAPPDAVTAAAIARRVGLPSRVTTILQGESLVNDATAITAYKVVLAAAVGEGVSWGAGIGEFLLAAGGGVGVGLLLMVPLHWLRTHLKEALLQNTLSLLIPFVAYAAAERVHASGVLAVVVVALYLGHRSWQVDFATRLQEAAVWKMVAFILESAVFALIGLQLPFVLKGLGTYAVAEALRYAVAVFLAVVVVRFIWVYPATYLPRWLSKRIRERETETNWTSPLIVGWAGMRGVVSLAIAFSIPVAMTNGEDFPARNLVLFLTFTTVIGTLVVQGLTLPLLVRVLKLPGRDAQAETLAEAQAQSEASAAADARLEELLTDPRNCLPGPLTDRLRTVLERRRNAVWERLGAANPVTGESADDTYRRLAREMIDAERTVFVRLRDERRIDDEMMRNLLRRLDLEEAAAYREESDAPQG from the coding sequence ATGGACGCATTGCCGCTGGTGGCACTTGTCGCGGCCAGTGCGGCCATCGCGGGGGCCGCCCGCCGCACCCCGGTGCCGGCCCCGCTGCTGCTGGTCGCCGGGGGGCTGCTCGCCTCCTATCTGCCGGGCGTGCCGTCATACACCCTGGACGCCCACATCGTGCTGCCGCTGCTGTTGCCGCCGTTGCTCTACACGGCCGCGGTCGACAGCTCCTACCTCGATCTGCGCGCCAATGTCCGGCCGATCGCCCTGCTCTCCGTCGGCTACGTCCTCTTCGCCACCTTCGCCGTCGGCTGGCTGGCCTACTGGCTGGTACCCGACCTGCCGCTGACGGCCGCACTGGTGCTGGGCGCCGTCGTCGCGCCGCCGGACGCCGTCACGGCGGCCGCCATCGCCCGCCGGGTCGGGCTGCCGAGCCGGGTCACGACGATCCTGCAGGGCGAGTCCCTGGTGAACGACGCGACGGCGATCACCGCCTACAAGGTGGTGCTGGCCGCCGCCGTCGGCGAAGGCGTCAGCTGGGGCGCCGGGATCGGCGAGTTCCTCCTCGCGGCGGGCGGCGGTGTCGGGGTCGGTCTGCTGCTGATGGTGCCGCTGCACTGGCTCCGTACGCACCTCAAGGAAGCCCTGCTGCAGAACACCCTGTCGCTGCTCATCCCCTTCGTGGCGTACGCGGCGGCGGAACGCGTGCATGCCTCCGGAGTGCTCGCCGTGGTCGTCGTGGCGCTGTATCTGGGGCACCGCTCCTGGCAGGTCGACTTCGCGACCCGGCTCCAGGAAGCGGCCGTGTGGAAGATGGTCGCGTTCATCCTGGAGTCGGCGGTCTTCGCGCTGATCGGACTGCAGCTGCCCTTCGTGCTGAAAGGGCTCGGTACCTATGCCGTCGCGGAGGCCCTCCGGTACGCGGTGGCCGTGTTCCTGGCCGTCGTCGTGGTCCGCTTCATCTGGGTCTACCCGGCCACCTATCTGCCGCGGTGGCTGTCGAAGCGGATCAGGGAGCGCGAGACCGAGACCAACTGGACCTCGCCCCTGATCGTCGGCTGGGCCGGGATGCGCGGCGTCGTCTCGCTCGCCATCGCTTTCTCCATCCCGGTGGCGATGACCAACGGCGAGGACTTCCCGGCCCGCAACCTGGTGCTCTTCCTGACCTTCACGACCGTCATCGGCACCCTGGTCGTCCAAGGGCTCACCCTGCCGCTCCTGGTGCGGGTCCTGAAGCTCCCGGGGCGCGACGCGCAGGCGGAGACCCTCGCCGAGGCGCAGGCCCAGAGCGAGGCGTCCGCGGCTGCCGATGCGCGCCTGGAGGAGTTGCTGACCGATCCGCGCAACTGTCTGCCCGGACCGCTCACCGACCGGCTGCGTACGGTCCTGGAGCGCCGTCGCAATGCCGTGTGGGAGCGGCTCGGCGCGGCCAACCCGGTGACCGGGGAGTCGGCCGACGACACCTACCGGCGGCTGGCCAGGGAAATGATCGACGCCGAGCGCACGGTCTTCGTACGGCTGCGGGACGAGCGGCGGATCGACGACGAGATGATGCGGAACCTGCTGCGACGGCTGGACCTGGAGGAGGCGGCGGCCTACCGCGAGGAGTCCGACGCGCCCCAGGGCTGA
- a CDS encoding 1-aminocyclopropane-1-carboxylate deaminase/D-cysteine desulfhydrase encodes MPRDPFDLSRLQPVLPSPLQPVEDERFDRHGIRLLLKRDDLIHPDLPGNKWRKLAPNLTAAAGRTVLTFGGAYSNHLRATAAAGRLLGFPTVGVVRGDELAGRPLNPSLAQCANDGMRLHFVDRATYRAKTDPAVLEGLLSAYGACSVVPEGGSNALAAQGCTALGRELHGLADVVAVACGTGGTLAGLAAGLAPGQRALGVPVLRGGFLGDAVRELQREAFGGPAGVWSLDERFAFGGYARTTPELHAFADDFEDRHGLPVERLYVAKLLYGLTVLAQEGAFAPGTRLVAMVTGQPWGASDSSR; translated from the coding sequence ATGCCCCGCGACCCATTCGACCTCTCCCGGCTGCAGCCGGTGCTCCCGTCACCCCTGCAACCGGTCGAGGACGAGCGCTTCGACCGGCACGGCATACGGCTGCTGCTCAAACGCGACGACCTGATCCACCCGGATCTGCCGGGCAACAAATGGCGCAAACTCGCCCCCAATCTGACGGCCGCCGCCGGGCGCACCGTGCTGACCTTCGGCGGCGCCTACTCCAATCATCTGCGCGCCACCGCCGCCGCCGGCCGGCTGCTCGGATTCCCCACCGTCGGCGTCGTACGCGGCGACGAACTGGCCGGCCGGCCGCTCAACCCGTCGCTGGCGCAGTGCGCGAACGACGGCATGCGTCTGCACTTCGTGGACCGTGCGACGTACCGCGCGAAGACCGATCCGGCGGTCCTGGAGGGGCTGCTGAGCGCCTACGGGGCGTGCAGCGTCGTCCCGGAGGGCGGCAGCAACGCCCTGGCCGCACAGGGCTGCACAGCGCTCGGGCGGGAGCTGCACGGCCTGGCCGATGTGGTCGCGGTGGCCTGCGGCACGGGCGGCACCCTCGCCGGTCTCGCCGCCGGCCTCGCACCGGGGCAGCGGGCACTCGGCGTCCCGGTGCTGCGCGGCGGCTTCCTGGGGGACGCGGTACGCGAGCTGCAGCGGGAGGCGTTCGGCGGGCCCGCCGGGGTGTGGTCCCTGGACGAACGTTTCGCCTTCGGCGGCTACGCCCGTACGACTCCGGAGCTGCACGCCTTCGCCGACGACTTCGAGGACCGGCACGGGCTGCCCGTCGAGCGGCTCTATGTCGCCAAACTGCTGTACGGGCTGACCGTGCTGGCCCAAGAGGGCGCGTTCGCCCCGGGGACCAGGCTCGTGGCGATGGTCACCGGTCAGCCCTGGGGCGCGTCGGACTCCTCGCGGTAG
- a CDS encoding anti-sigma regulatory factor translates to MSQIAGEPGNQDFVEVRLPAAGAYLSVLRTATAGLAARLDFTLDEIEDLRIAVDEACAILLQQAVPGSVLSCVFRLVDDSLEVTVAAPTTDGRAPERDTFAWTVLSALAGKVDSTVADDRTVSISLYKQRGAGPGPA, encoded by the coding sequence GTGTCCCAGATCGCAGGCGAGCCCGGGAATCAGGACTTCGTGGAAGTCCGGCTGCCCGCTGCGGGTGCCTACCTGTCGGTGCTGCGTACGGCCACGGCCGGTCTCGCAGCGCGCTTGGACTTCACGCTCGACGAGATCGAGGATCTTCGCATCGCGGTCGACGAGGCCTGCGCGATTCTGCTCCAGCAGGCCGTGCCCGGCTCCGTCCTCAGCTGCGTGTTCCGACTCGTCGACGATTCTCTCGAGGTGACGGTCGCGGCCCCGACGACGGACGGCCGTGCCCCCGAGCGCGACACATTCGCCTGGACGGTGCTCTCCGCACTGGCCGGCAAGGTCGACTCCACGGTCGCCGACGACCGTACGGTCAGTATCAGCCTGTACAAACAGCGCGGCGCGGGACCCGGGCCGGCGTGA
- a CDS encoding diacylglycerol/lipid kinase family protein yields the protein MRALLVVNPAATTTSARTRDVLIHALASEMKLEAVTTEYRGHARDLGRRAADSDDIDLVVALGGDGTVNEVVNGLLHNGPDIDNLPSLAVVPGGSTNVFARALGLPNDAVEATGAILDALANRTERTVGLGLAAGTPGTEDESVPKRWFTFCAGLGFDAGVVGRVEQKRERGKRSTHALYVRQVVRQFLDEPHRRHGTITLEAPGADPVTDLALSIISNTAPWTYLGNRPMYASPKASFDTALDVLGLKRLSTPAVARYGTQLLTSSPEKGPHGKHAVSLHDLTDFTLHSKVPLPFQMDGDHLGLRTSVAFTGVRRALRVIV from the coding sequence ATGCGTGCACTCCTTGTGGTCAATCCAGCTGCTACCACCACCAGTGCGCGGACCCGTGACGTGCTCATCCATGCGCTGGCCAGCGAGATGAAGCTGGAGGCGGTGACCACGGAGTACCGCGGGCACGCCCGGGACCTGGGGCGGCGGGCCGCCGACTCCGACGACATCGATCTCGTCGTGGCCCTCGGCGGCGACGGCACGGTCAACGAAGTCGTGAACGGCCTGCTCCACAACGGTCCCGACATAGACAATCTGCCGAGCCTCGCCGTGGTGCCCGGCGGCTCCACCAATGTCTTCGCGCGCGCTCTGGGCCTGCCCAACGATGCGGTGGAGGCGACCGGCGCGATCCTGGATGCGCTGGCCAACCGGACCGAACGCACGGTCGGCCTGGGACTGGCGGCCGGCACGCCCGGCACCGAGGACGAGTCGGTCCCCAAGCGCTGGTTCACTTTCTGTGCCGGTCTCGGTTTCGACGCGGGCGTGGTCGGCCGGGTCGAACAGAAGCGCGAGCGCGGCAAACGGTCGACGCATGCGCTGTACGTACGTCAGGTGGTCCGGCAGTTCCTGGACGAACCGCACCGGCGGCACGGAACGATCACGCTGGAAGCCCCTGGCGCGGACCCGGTCACCGATCTCGCGCTGTCCATAATCTCCAACACGGCCCCCTGGACCTACCTGGGGAATCGTCCGATGTACGCATCCCCGAAGGCTTCGTTCGACACCGCCCTGGATGTCCTCGGACTGAAGCGCCTCTCCACCCCCGCGGTCGCCCGGTACGGCACCCAGCTGCTCACTTCGAGCCCCGAGAAGGGTCCTCACGGCAAGCACGCTGTTTCACTTCACGACCTCACGGACTTCACCTTGCATTCAAAGGTTCCGCTGCCGTTCCAGATGGATGGTGACCACCTGGGCCTGCGTACCAGTGTGGCGTTCACAGGCGTACGCCGTGCACTGCGTGTGATTGTGTGA
- a CDS encoding WhiB family transcriptional regulator has protein sequence MDWRHNAVCREEDPELFFPIGNTGPALLQIEEAKAVCRRCPVMEQCLQWALESGQDSGVWGGLSEDERRAMKRRAARNRARNASA, from the coding sequence ATGGACTGGCGTCACAACGCCGTTTGTCGTGAGGAAGACCCCGAGCTGTTCTTCCCCATCGGCAACACCGGTCCTGCGCTGCTGCAGATCGAGGAAGCCAAGGCCGTCTGCCGTCGCTGCCCCGTCATGGAGCAGTGCCTGCAGTGGGCGCTCGAGTCCGGCCAGGACTCCGGCGTCTGGGGTGGCCTCAGCGAGGACGAGCGCCGCGCAATGAAGCGCCGCGCCGCTCGCAACCGGGCGCGTAACGCCAGCGCCTGA
- a CDS encoding globin domain-containing protein, translating to MLSEPSTATVRATLPAVGAAIGDIADLFYRKLFDAHPELLRDLFNRGNQASGAQRQALAGSIAAFATQLVEHPDTRPDVMLGRIAHKHASLGVTAAQYDVVHTHLFAAIAEVLGDAVTPEVAAAWDEVYWLMANALIAIEDRLYAQQGVAAGDVWRAWEVTARTEETADVATFQLRPADGAPAPAFRPGQYVSVQVELPDGARQIRQYSLSSAPDSPVRSITVKRVHGGGSPDGEVSAHLHAHTRAGDRLRVSAPYGDLVLDAVDAPLLLASAGIGCTPMLSMLDHLAATGHRAPVTVVHGDRSPADHALRTDHERLTDKLPDAAAHFWYENPEPGHPADRTGLVDLSGLTVPSGTHAYLCGPLPFMRAVRTQLLAKGVPAADIHYEVFGPDLWLAQD from the coding sequence ATGCTCTCCGAGCCGTCGACCGCCACCGTCCGTGCCACCCTCCCCGCCGTCGGCGCGGCCATCGGCGACATCGCCGATCTCTTCTACCGGAAGCTGTTCGACGCCCACCCCGAGCTGCTGCGCGACCTCTTCAACCGCGGCAACCAGGCGTCCGGCGCCCAGCGCCAGGCCCTCGCGGGGTCCATCGCCGCCTTCGCGACCCAGCTGGTCGAGCACCCGGACACCCGCCCCGACGTGATGCTCGGCCGGATCGCCCACAAGCACGCCTCGCTCGGCGTGACCGCCGCGCAGTACGACGTGGTGCACACCCATCTCTTCGCCGCCATCGCCGAGGTGCTCGGCGATGCGGTCACTCCGGAGGTCGCGGCCGCCTGGGACGAGGTGTACTGGCTGATGGCCAACGCCCTGATCGCCATCGAGGACCGGCTGTACGCACAGCAGGGGGTGGCCGCCGGTGACGTCTGGCGCGCGTGGGAGGTGACCGCCCGGACCGAGGAGACCGCGGATGTGGCCACCTTCCAGCTCCGCCCGGCCGACGGCGCCCCCGCCCCCGCCTTCCGCCCCGGCCAGTACGTCTCCGTTCAGGTGGAACTCCCCGACGGGGCACGCCAGATACGCCAGTACAGCCTTTCCTCGGCCCCGGACTCGCCGGTCCGTTCCATCACCGTCAAGCGGGTGCACGGCGGCGGCTCGCCCGACGGCGAGGTCTCGGCGCACCTGCACGCCCACACCCGGGCGGGCGACCGGCTGCGTGTCTCCGCCCCCTACGGCGACCTCGTCCTCGACGCCGTCGACGCCCCCCTGCTGCTGGCCTCCGCAGGTATCGGCTGCACCCCGATGCTGTCGATGCTGGACCACCTCGCGGCCACCGGCCACCGTGCGCCGGTCACCGTCGTGCACGGCGACCGCTCCCCCGCCGACCACGCCCTGCGCACCGACCACGAGCGGCTCACCGACAAACTCCCGGACGCCGCGGCGCACTTCTGGTACGAGAACCCGGAGCCCGGCCACCCGGCCGACCGCACCGGTCTGGTCGATCTGAGCGGCCTCACGGTCCCGTCCGGCACGCACGCGTACCTCTGCGGTCCGCTGCCCTTCATGCGGGCCGTCCGCACCCAGTTGCTGGCCAAGGGCGTCCCGGCGGCCGACATCCACTACGAGGTGTTCGGCCCCGATCTGTGGCTCGCCCAGGACTGA